In Desulfovibrio sp. 86, the following proteins share a genomic window:
- a CDS encoding amidase: protein MPRFALPPVLGFDLFRKADADTLLRIYRGLFLRIAASEGKLFIFAEGGFRPQMVLDELEEALRRWPEVAGRPPLFGVPVGIKDVFRTNGYAIRCGSLLPSILFAGDEAPLVTRLREAGAIVMGITATTEFTHAEPAATRNPCNRRHTPGGSSSGSAAGVRAGYFALALGTQTMGSVIRPAAFCGVTGFKPSQGLLPGQGIINFSPSLDQAGFFCATSQDAATTLSLFCDAPAGGRKASALFIVPEGAYMDEVEPGMRRAFDQYCNRLARLSGVRIKTMPVFDDWQGIRDRHQQLAAAELAQMHRAWFADFGPLYRPKTREFIEFGQILGDGVIETGRASCANQRKKLDDLLADMKADAFLAPAAPGEAPKGFASTGNPVMNVPWTHAGLPVVCLPMDKVRNGLPLGVQAAGRFGRDAELMALAPLLETAAAPMRL from the coding sequence ATGCCCCGCTTCGCACTGCCCCCTGTTCTTGGGTTCGACCTCTTTCGTAAAGCCGATGCCGACACGCTACTGCGCATATACAGGGGGCTTTTTTTGCGTATTGCTGCCAGCGAAGGAAAGTTGTTCATCTTTGCAGAGGGAGGTTTTCGCCCCCAAATGGTGCTGGACGAACTGGAGGAAGCCCTGCGGCGCTGGCCCGAAGTTGCGGGCAGACCGCCGCTGTTTGGCGTGCCTGTGGGCATCAAGGATGTTTTTCGCACCAACGGGTATGCCATACGCTGCGGTTCGCTGTTGCCGTCCATCCTCTTTGCCGGAGATGAAGCCCCTCTGGTGACGCGGTTGCGTGAGGCAGGGGCCATTGTTATGGGCATTACCGCCACAACGGAATTCACCCACGCCGAACCGGCGGCCACGCGCAACCCTTGTAACAGGCGGCATACGCCGGGCGGCTCCAGCAGCGGATCTGCCGCCGGCGTGCGGGCCGGGTATTTTGCGCTGGCGCTCGGCACGCAGACCATGGGATCGGTCATACGCCCCGCAGCTTTTTGCGGCGTGACGGGGTTCAAGCCTTCGCAGGGGCTTTTGCCGGGCCAGGGTATCATCAACTTTTCGCCCAGCCTGGATCAGGCGGGATTTTTCTGTGCAACATCACAGGATGCGGCAACCACCCTGTCGCTTTTTTGTGATGCGCCAGCCGGGGGGCGCAAGGCTTCTGCCCTGTTTATCGTGCCAGAAGGCGCGTATATGGACGAGGTCGAGCCGGGCATGCGCAGAGCCTTTGACCAATACTGCAACCGCCTGGCTCGCCTGTCGGGAGTGCGCATCAAAACCATGCCGGTTTTTGACGACTGGCAGGGCATACGCGACCGACACCAGCAGCTTGCCGCAGCGGAACTGGCGCAAATGCACCGAGCGTGGTTTGCGGATTTTGGCCCGCTATACCGGCCAAAGACGCGTGAATTTATCGAATTTGGGCAAATCCTTGGCGATGGCGTCATTGAGACGGGGCGCGCATCGTGCGCCAATCAGCGTAAAAAGCTGGATGATCTGCTGGCCGACATGAAGGCAGACGCCTTTCTGGCCCCTGCCGCGCCCGGTGAGGCCCCCAAGGGATTCGCCTCCACGGGCAACCCGGTCATGAACGTGCCGTGGACGCATGCAGGGCTGCCCGTAGTATGCCTGCCCATGGATAAAGTGCGCAACGGTTTGCCGCTGGGCGTGCAGGCGGCCGGCCGTTTTGGCCGTGATGCGGAACTTATGGCGCTTGCGCCGCTGCTCGAAACCGCCGCCGCTCCGATGCGTTTATAA
- a CDS encoding SDR family NAD(P)-dependent oxidoreductase — MEYNRDYFAGKSAVVTGAASGIGLALVEELLQSNAAAVVMADINSNNLEQHEKRLQERYKNRVKGIQCDVTSEEAVQSLISDAVSFFGGRLDLLVNNAGAGFPGYFADMTNTDWKAAFDLNFFSALYGMRAALPIMVKQGSGQIINIISGIAFTPMAQQSRYAATKAALNALSVALRTEYWDDNIKISSATPGTTVTAIWGDLEPPKSAQTPQQSASRILNGVANNDRVIFGDDNDALGGAACYDTQKQEEIDAYLLHVARERRKGITAI; from the coding sequence ATGGAATATAATCGCGACTATTTCGCCGGAAAAAGCGCTGTTGTGACAGGGGCCGCGTCCGGCATCGGGCTGGCGCTCGTGGAGGAGCTGCTTCAGAGCAACGCGGCCGCCGTGGTGATGGCGGACATAAATTCGAACAATCTGGAACAGCATGAAAAAAGGCTGCAAGAACGCTACAAAAACCGGGTGAAGGGCATTCAGTGCGATGTCACCAGTGAAGAGGCGGTACAAAGCCTGATTTCCGATGCCGTGTCTTTTTTTGGAGGTCGGCTCGATCTTCTGGTCAACAACGCTGGAGCCGGTTTTCCGGGGTACTTCGCCGACATGACAAACACGGACTGGAAGGCCGCGTTCGACTTGAATTTTTTCAGCGCACTGTATGGCATGCGGGCCGCATTGCCCATCATGGTCAAGCAGGGGAGCGGCCAGATTATCAATATCATTTCCGGGATTGCCTTTACGCCCATGGCGCAGCAGTCGCGCTACGCCGCCACCAAGGCGGCGCTCAACGCGCTCTCCGTCGCCTTGCGCACTGAATACTGGGACGACAACATCAAGATATCCTCCGCCACGCCGGGCACGACAGTGACCGCCATATGGGGCGATCTTGAACCGCCGAAAAGCGCGCAGACGCCACAGCAGTCCGCGAGCCGGATCCTGAACGGTGTTGCGAATAACGACAGGGTAATCTTTGGCGACGACAATGACGCTCTGGGTGGCGCTGCGTGCTATGACACTCAAAAGCAGGAGGAAATAGACGCGTATCTGCTGCATGTGGCGCGCGAACGCCGTAAAGGCATTACCGCCATCTGA
- a CDS encoding DUF2333 family protein produces MKLPSLPPILKLQVVVKTLAIQAAILLGILFLFWGFQRAYSAIDATTFPDPMPIPAEADKLPETEKGKILLDSITFQMRRELNSTFGWSLNDIIFNRFIMDNRAYRQYGVYHATRFLLDLYSSQIAKLGSSDRESEFLYKARINSFAIDPRSFMLPSAEGSYKKGFKLLEEYKKSLDNGTGVFNCRSDDLYASFVAVTGENMLGYALGLLQNAQDMPFYTLDNRIYEVQGIVLVLRDFIHTLYVLYPEIRAKNNEENMASAMSYLTRICDYDPLYITSSFNSGELVLSYLLFAKARLEDIRNSIRM; encoded by the coding sequence ATGAAACTGCCATCATTGCCGCCGATATTAAAACTTCAGGTCGTAGTAAAAACCCTGGCCATTCAAGCGGCTATCTTATTAGGCATCTTGTTTCTGTTCTGGGGTTTTCAGCGTGCGTATTCAGCCATTGACGCCACGACGTTTCCGGATCCGATGCCCATACCCGCCGAGGCGGACAAGCTGCCGGAAACCGAAAAAGGTAAAATCCTGCTGGATTCCATTACCTTCCAGATGCGCCGCGAGCTGAATTCCACCTTTGGCTGGAGCCTCAACGACATCATTTTCAACCGGTTCATAATGGACAACCGCGCCTACCGCCAGTATGGCGTATACCATGCCACCCGGTTTCTTCTTGACCTCTATTCCAGCCAGATAGCCAAGCTGGGCAGCAGCGACCGCGAGAGCGAATTTCTATACAAGGCGCGCATCAACAGCTTTGCCATTGATCCGCGCAGCTTCATGCTGCCTTCAGCCGAAGGTTCCTACAAAAAGGGCTTCAAACTGCTGGAAGAGTACAAAAAATCGCTGGACAACGGCACTGGCGTGTTCAACTGCCGCTCGGATGACCTCTATGCGTCCTTTGTGGCCGTAACCGGCGAAAATATGCTGGGATACGCATTGGGATTGTTGCAGAACGCGCAGGACATGCCGTTTTACACGTTGGACAACCGTATTTATGAAGTGCAGGGCATTGTGCTGGTTCTGCGCGATTTCATCCACACCCTGTATGTGCTGTATCCAGAAATACGGGCCAAAAACAACGAAGAAAACATGGCTTCCGCCATGTCGTACTTGACCCGCATCTGTGACTACGACCCTCTGTACATTACGTCGTCATTCAACTCCGGGGAGCTGGTTTTGTCGTACCTGCTGTTTGCAAAAGCCCGCCTGGAGGACATCCGCAACAGCATTCGCATGTAA
- a CDS encoding diaminopimelate dehydrogenase → MNPIKVAVHGLGNIGKGVIDCLLSARDFDCLGVVRRASSLGSQAFSLRGLPEYASVDALMEARGKPDVAVICGPSRNVPADVRHYLEKGINTVDSFDIHSQIPQLVADLDQAAKASGRTSITAAGWDPGTDSVLRALFEAMTPVGTTFTNFGRGRSMGHSVAARSIAGVENACSITIPVGGGKHSRLVYVLPAAGASFADIKQRIAADPYFSNDPLDVREVGSQQELDSVADNSHGVLMERIGASGSTSNQRLSFDMRIDNPALTAQVLVSCARATTRLAPGCHTLIDVPPVALLAGDRITHIARLV, encoded by the coding sequence ATGAATCCAATTAAAGTTGCCGTGCATGGCCTGGGCAATATCGGCAAGGGCGTCATAGACTGCCTGCTCAGCGCCAGGGATTTTGACTGCCTGGGCGTGGTGAGGCGTGCTTCTTCGTTGGGCTCGCAGGCTTTTTCGCTGCGGGGGCTGCCGGAGTATGCCTCCGTTGACGCCCTTATGGAGGCCAGGGGCAAACCTGATGTTGCGGTTATTTGCGGCCCTTCACGCAATGTTCCGGCCGATGTCCGTCATTACCTGGAAAAAGGCATCAATACCGTGGACAGTTTTGATATCCATTCGCAAATTCCCCAACTGGTCGCAGATCTGGATCAGGCAGCCAAGGCCTCTGGCCGGACGAGCATAACAGCGGCGGGGTGGGACCCGGGAACGGATTCGGTACTGCGTGCGCTTTTTGAAGCCATGACTCCGGTGGGAACGACCTTTACCAACTTTGGGCGCGGTCGCTCCATGGGGCACTCCGTAGCGGCGCGGTCCATCGCCGGAGTGGAAAACGCCTGCTCCATCACAATTCCTGTTGGCGGAGGCAAACATTCACGGCTGGTGTACGTCCTTCCTGCTGCCGGGGCTTCTTTTGCGGACATCAAGCAGAGAATCGCCGCTGACCCCTATTTCAGCAACGACCCTCTGGATGTCCGCGAAGTGGGCAGCCAGCAAGAACTGGATTCTGTGGCTGACAACTCTCACGGCGTGCTTATGGAGCGCATTGGCGCTTCCGGGAGCACCTCCAACCAGCGCCTGAGCTTTGACATGCGCATAGACAATCCTGCCCTGACGGCGCAGGTGCTGGTATCCTGCGCCAGGGCCACCACGCGTCTTGCTCCCGGTTGCCATACGCTGATTGATGTGCCCCCGGTGGCCTTGCTTGCTGGTGACCGGATAACGCATATTGCCAGACTGGTTTAG
- a CDS encoding LuxR family transcriptional regulator: MAGNTKTEGSSPKKTSTRVCRSSARHEGDEDSLRAGDLCRDRGRLAEALGLYAGIHAYERILALNLSPVLFEKTGGMPFFRIALDIAEHCPEEIRRKHPLAMLRVAWTLKVAGLDAAFGKVLDDLDERLEESGPLRAEWLLVSAYRHFPHAAEMLPSVREAAALFNGACSQVILPEAPWCSGDYCQLAEFHLRPGDADREAEALEEFIPLYSRLTDGHGSGADALFRAEVAYHRGDMAKAEIYAYKAAFLAESSRQSVILLGTAKVLADIALLKADAEGWRRAVKAMDRAASSPGQTAWVVRVALETVRGAILAELQQQSRIAGWLKDGDFSSRPLFLPMRNNALYAHVVYLLNQGEITRFIGTLEAIPEEVVRKTAFSEFLFLLFMALGYSLIGKRGQSAAFLEHAAEKALPDGFVLSLAVCSIQTLQGLTEELIKKRYPRHLEAFTTAMARYGTGWEALRHAVARGVLPADLTARECEVALLAAEGLRNGEIAERLLVTENTVRAHLRTIFHKLDIDRRAKLK; encoded by the coding sequence ATGGCCGGTAACACCAAGACGGAGGGTTCATCCCCCAAAAAGACGTCAACCCGTGTATGCCGTTCTTCCGCTCGCCACGAGGGCGACGAGGATTCTCTGCGTGCGGGCGACCTCTGCCGCGACCGGGGCAGGCTCGCTGAAGCTCTGGGACTGTATGCCGGAATACACGCGTATGAACGCATACTCGCCCTGAATCTTTCTCCAGTCCTTTTTGAAAAGACCGGCGGCATGCCCTTTTTCAGGATTGCTCTGGATATCGCGGAGCATTGCCCGGAAGAAATCAGACGTAAACACCCTCTTGCCATGCTGCGCGTCGCCTGGACTCTCAAGGTTGCGGGCCTGGACGCTGCCTTTGGCAAGGTGCTGGATGACCTGGACGAGCGGCTTGAAGAAAGCGGGCCCCTGCGGGCGGAGTGGCTGCTTGTGTCCGCCTACCGCCATTTTCCCCACGCGGCCGAAATGCTCCCCAGCGTTCGCGAAGCCGCAGCCCTGTTTAACGGCGCATGCTCGCAAGTGATCCTGCCTGAGGCTCCCTGGTGCTCCGGCGATTACTGCCAGCTTGCGGAGTTCCACCTCCGGCCGGGCGACGCTGACCGTGAGGCCGAAGCCCTGGAGGAATTCATTCCCCTCTATTCCCGGCTGACCGATGGCCATGGCAGTGGCGCTGACGCGCTCTTTCGCGCCGAGGTCGCCTACCACAGAGGGGATATGGCCAAGGCGGAGATCTACGCCTACAAGGCGGCATTTCTGGCAGAAAGCAGCCGACAGAGCGTCATTCTGCTCGGAACCGCCAAGGTGCTGGCCGACATCGCGCTGCTCAAAGCCGACGCGGAAGGCTGGCGGCGCGCCGTCAAGGCCATGGATCGCGCCGCATCCAGCCCTGGGCAAACGGCCTGGGTGGTGCGGGTGGCGCTGGAGACAGTGCGCGGCGCAATTTTGGCCGAGTTGCAACAGCAGAGCCGCATCGCTGGCTGGCTGAAAGATGGCGATTTTTCTTCCCGACCGCTGTTTCTTCCCATGCGCAACAACGCTCTGTACGCGCATGTCGTCTATCTGCTCAACCAGGGGGAAATCACGCGCTTCATCGGGACGCTGGAGGCCATCCCGGAGGAGGTGGTCAGGAAAACCGCTTTTTCGGAATTTCTGTTTCTGCTCTTCATGGCTCTGGGGTATTCCCTGATAGGGAAGCGCGGGCAGTCTGCGGCCTTTCTGGAGCACGCCGCCGAAAAGGCCCTGCCTGACGGTTTTGTGCTGTCCCTGGCCGTATGCTCCATACAAACTCTCCAGGGCCTGACAGAAGAATTGATCAAGAAAAGGTACCCCAGGCATCTTGAGGCTTTCACCACGGCCATGGCGCGATACGGCACCGGCTGGGAGGCATTGCGCCACGCCGTTGCCAGGGGGGTGTTGCCCGCCGATTTGACCGCGCGGGAATGCGAGGTCGCGCTGCTGGCTGCCGAGGGCCTGCGCAATGGTGAAATAGCGGAACGGCTTTTGGTAACGGAAAACACGGTGCGCGCGCACTTGCGCACGATCTTCCACAAACTGGATATCGACCGCCGCGCAAAACTTAAATAA
- a CDS encoding ABC transporter ATP-binding protein, translating to MNKFKPLMVENLHVAYGKADVLCGVSLEIQPGKTTCLLGSNGAGKTTLIRALVGLTPPRSGNIQFAGVDITGMAPYKIVRMGISCIPEGRRVFPKMNVEENLLMGAYQEPSAAKIQNRLARVYEIFPRLRERRAQFAGTMSGGEQAMVSIGRGLMNEPRLLIIDEPSLGLSPALVSENFRVIRSICESGIAVFLVEQNVRQTLAIAHQGYVLSQGRIVAGGTAKELKENAEVQKAYFG from the coding sequence ATGAACAAGTTTAAACCTCTGATGGTCGAAAATCTGCATGTGGCTTACGGAAAGGCCGATGTGCTCTGCGGCGTATCGCTGGAGATCCAGCCCGGCAAAACAACCTGCCTGCTCGGCTCCAACGGTGCGGGCAAGACAACCCTCATCCGCGCTTTAGTGGGGCTGACGCCTCCAAGGTCGGGCAATATCCAGTTTGCAGGCGTGGACATTACCGGCATGGCCCCGTACAAAATAGTGCGGATGGGCATATCGTGCATACCTGAAGGGCGGCGCGTGTTCCCCAAGATGAATGTGGAAGAAAACCTGCTCATGGGGGCGTATCAGGAGCCATCCGCCGCCAAGATACAGAACCGGTTGGCGCGGGTTTATGAAATCTTTCCCCGGCTGCGCGAAAGACGCGCGCAGTTTGCGGGCACCATGTCGGGCGGCGAGCAGGCCATGGTCTCCATCGGGCGCGGCCTGATGAACGAGCCTCGCCTGCTGATCATCGACGAACCATCGCTGGGCCTCTCGCCCGCGCTGGTCAGTGAAAACTTCAGGGTCATACGCTCAATCTGCGAGAGCGGCATTGCCGTTTTTCTGGTAGAGCAAAACGTACGGCAAACCCTTGCCATAGCCCATCAGGGCTACGTGCTTTCGCAGGGGCGCATTGTGGCTGGCGGCACCGCCAAAGAACTCAAAGAAAACGCCGAAGTACAAAAAGCCTACTTTGGCTGA
- a CDS encoding M20 family metallopeptidase: protein MTYAPSSVELAQSLIGYNTISGGNERQALEPLARILSDAGFSVVFDAYDPSDPQRCSLSARLRPESCLPALCLCGHIDTVPLGAAEWRMPPFEGRIQNGLLYGRGSSDMKSGVAAMVCAAAQMARHIRGDLVVQVYGGEETGCEGSFHMAAQPQFLSNIAAVVVAEPTSCRPLCGHKGALWLTCKTTGVTAHASMPHKGDNALAKLLPFANAMCAFHLEGDHPQLGGGTCVVSTLHAGCNSNSVPDSAAMTIDIRTVPQHNHDEIRTAVAAMAGPDISMTTTLDIPAVWTDPAHPWMSRAFDVLTPLLGHRPDVATVQFFTDAAALRPRLPDVPIMILGPGDPSMAHQMDEYCAVEQIELGTKMYSALLTDWCA from the coding sequence ATGACATACGCACCATCATCAGTAGAACTGGCCCAAAGCCTCATAGGCTACAACACAATTTCTGGCGGCAACGAGCGTCAGGCACTGGAACCCCTTGCACGGATACTGTCCGACGCTGGCTTTAGCGTTGTTTTTGACGCCTACGACCCGTCCGACCCACAGCGATGCAGTCTTTCCGCACGCCTGCGGCCCGAGAGCTGTCTGCCTGCCCTGTGCCTGTGCGGCCATATCGACACTGTGCCCCTGGGCGCTGCGGAATGGCGCATGCCTCCTTTTGAGGGCCGTATACAAAACGGCCTGCTTTACGGACGCGGCAGCAGCGATATGAAGAGCGGCGTTGCGGCCATGGTCTGCGCTGCCGCGCAAATGGCCCGGCACATACGCGGCGATCTGGTCGTGCAGGTCTACGGCGGCGAAGAAACCGGCTGCGAGGGATCCTTCCACATGGCGGCGCAGCCGCAATTTCTGAGCAATATAGCGGCGGTTGTGGTGGCGGAGCCTACCTCATGCCGTCCGCTGTGCGGGCACAAGGGCGCTCTGTGGCTTACCTGCAAAACCACGGGAGTTACGGCGCACGCATCCATGCCGCACAAGGGCGACAACGCGCTGGCAAAACTGCTGCCCTTTGCCAACGCCATGTGCGCATTCCATCTTGAGGGCGACCATCCGCAGCTTGGGGGCGGCACATGCGTCGTCTCCACACTGCATGCGGGCTGCAACAGCAATTCCGTACCGGACAGCGCCGCCATGACCATTGATATCCGCACCGTGCCCCAGCATAATCATGATGAAATACGCACGGCTGTGGCCGCCATGGCCGGGCCTGACATCAGCATGACAACCACCCTTGACATACCCGCCGTATGGACAGACCCCGCCCATCCCTGGATGAGTCGCGCCTTTGACGTGCTCACCCCTCTGCTGGGACACAGGCCCGATGTGGCCACGGTGCAGTTTTTCACCGATGCGGCCGCACTGCGGCCCCGACTGCCAGACGTGCCCATAATGATACTTGGCCCGGGAGATCCCTCCATGGCCCACCAGATGGACGAATACTGCGCCGTGGAGCAGATAGAGCTTGGAACAAAAATGTACTCTGCCCTGCTGACGGACTGGTGCGCATAA
- a CDS encoding acetoacetate decarboxylase family protein: protein MHSSYFIPVEKMMKFMADATMNAMEGVYVYGLTDPSVKRLLPPPLEPADPDCPLFMLYAVNIREPTFAPWYMEAGVGVMAKCGDTTGLYFFNLQLSGPGALMGAFTGREFSGLPKKICDRIRVERTDAYAHCFVERGGVKLVEVEMEMGQYNHPAFQLEQENCQASPGGKLVEGGGCLLHRYGINEAGGFRNMEILYYDSPMRFHFWEPATATVKLASTMDDPWGDIPLTTVLGAGWARVDNSVRSQTVIHRYQPEAGPELMQYLYSGRYDRSLLCREHQRYE from the coding sequence ATGCACAGCAGCTATTTCATCCCGGTAGAAAAAATGATGAAATTTATGGCGGATGCCACGATGAACGCCATGGAAGGTGTGTATGTCTACGGTCTGACCGATCCGAGCGTGAAACGGCTGCTGCCGCCGCCTCTCGAACCCGCCGATCCTGACTGCCCCCTGTTTATGCTGTATGCCGTCAATATCCGCGAACCAACCTTCGCCCCCTGGTACATGGAGGCAGGCGTCGGCGTAATGGCGAAATGCGGGGATACCACCGGGCTCTACTTCTTCAACCTCCAGTTGAGCGGGCCTGGAGCCTTGATGGGAGCCTTCACCGGGCGCGAATTTTCGGGGTTGCCGAAGAAAATCTGTGATCGGATACGGGTCGAGCGAACTGATGCGTACGCGCACTGCTTTGTGGAACGCGGCGGCGTCAAGCTGGTCGAGGTCGAAATGGAAATGGGGCAATATAACCATCCCGCGTTCCAGCTGGAGCAGGAAAACTGTCAGGCGTCGCCGGGCGGCAAACTGGTCGAAGGGGGAGGATGCCTTCTGCACAGATATGGAATCAACGAGGCAGGCGGGTTCCGGAACATGGAAATCCTCTATTACGACAGCCCCATGCGGTTTCACTTCTGGGAACCGGCGACCGCGACGGTAAAACTCGCTTCCACCATGGACGACCCGTGGGGTGACATCCCCCTGACAACCGTTCTGGGCGCAGGCTGGGCCAGGGTAGACAACAGCGTTCGGAGCCAAACGGTCATACATCGTTACCAGCCGGAAGCGGGGCCCGAGTTGATGCAGTACCTCTACTCCGGCAGATACGACCGAAGCCTCCTGTGCCGCGAGCACCAGCGCTACGAGTAA
- a CDS encoding (Fe-S)-binding protein gives MKRGCTQCGECLNVCPVYDLFRREEYAPKAKRLLMEPLDAQYGSGAEEALSWNTIRELSRLCAGCGRCQRACARKLSTADLLADARARNPHWSQALWELWIQRLGPLWPMAGKIAMLAPDGIIPGNLHSLLGTARALVDLPPCEPWMLLQPQERVQATPVVLFSGCTANNVRQRWTEKAETLLRAWGYDVLDASGFTCCGGTLHHAGQYKAQKSARDQNVDVWRSLGRPLVASFCASCKHSLEQYAATLPEDEGKEWKDKCQGLSALLTRPRVRATGHAPAAVAYHQPCHWNAADPDLPLLKLGLPGLKKGTGLCCGMGGILKMSNPGLSMDMARRCFEGFAPEARAVITGCSGCVMQLASAAPKGVEVRHWLDIEDVETA, from the coding sequence ATGAAAAGAGGTTGCACCCAATGCGGGGAATGCCTGAACGTCTGCCCGGTCTACGACCTTTTCAGGCGTGAAGAATACGCGCCCAAGGCCAAGCGGCTGCTTATGGAACCGCTGGACGCCCAATACGGCAGTGGGGCAGAAGAAGCGCTTTCCTGGAACACCATACGGGAACTGTCGCGCCTGTGCGCGGGCTGTGGCCGCTGCCAGCGCGCCTGCGCGCGCAAGCTTTCCACCGCCGATCTTCTGGCGGACGCGCGCGCGCGAAACCCTCACTGGTCGCAAGCCCTCTGGGAACTCTGGATTCAAAGGCTCGGCCCTCTCTGGCCCATGGCTGGCAAGATTGCCATGCTCGCTCCTGACGGTATCATTCCCGGCAACCTGCATTCCTTGCTCGGAACCGCCCGGGCGCTGGTCGATCTGCCGCCTTGTGAACCCTGGATGCTGCTGCAGCCCCAAGAGCGCGTTCAGGCAACACCCGTGGTTCTGTTCAGTGGGTGTACCGCCAACAACGTCCGGCAGCGCTGGACGGAAAAGGCGGAAACGCTGTTGCGGGCCTGGGGCTATGACGTTCTTGACGCTTCAGGCTTCACGTGTTGCGGCGGAACCCTGCACCATGCCGGACAGTACAAAGCGCAAAAGAGCGCGCGCGACCAAAATGTGGACGTCTGGCGCTCGTTGGGACGACCGCTGGTGGCCAGCTTTTGCGCCTCGTGCAAGCACAGCCTTGAGCAATACGCCGCAACTTTGCCTGAAGATGAAGGCAAGGAATGGAAGGATAAATGTCAGGGGCTGTCGGCTTTGCTGACCAGACCGCGTGTGCGGGCCACAGGGCATGCCCCGGCGGCGGTGGCCTATCACCAACCCTGCCACTGGAATGCGGCAGACCCTGACCTGCCCCTGCTCAAGCTCGGTCTGCCTGGCCTCAAGAAGGGCACTGGCCTGTGCTGCGGCATGGGGGGCATCCTCAAGATGAGCAACCCCGGCCTTTCAATGGACATGGCCCGACGGTGCTTCGAGGGCTTTGCCCCTGAAGCGCGCGCGGTCATTACCGGATGCAGCGGCTGCGTCATGCAGCTTGCTTCCGCCGCTCCAAAAGGGGTGGAAGTGCGTCACTGGCTGGATATAGAGGATGTGGAAACCGCGTGA
- a CDS encoding linear amide C-N hydrolase, with the protein MVHTTKIFRWLSSVVSLLLVVAIACEPVLACTRTLYVSADGNTVITGRNMDWKEDMGTNLWAFPAGMKKDGAAGSRSVRWVSKYGSITAAGYDAGTTDGMNEKGLVTSILYLAESDYGQRDPEKPVISIATWAQYVLDNFATVAETVAALKSEPFQIAAPTLPNGAASTMHLAISDVTGDSAIFEYIKGKLVIHHGKDYTVMTNSPSYDQQLALNAYWKEIGGLVFLPGTNRAADRFARAAFFLDAIPKAMDKNYIAAVPGKNFNNQAIASMLSLQRAVSVPLGITTPGQPNISSTIWRSIADQKNLTYYFDSATSPNTFWVSMDNLDLKPGAPVKKLTLQNGAIFSGEASAHFKETAPFAFLPAGQ; encoded by the coding sequence ATGGTTCATACTACGAAGATATTCAGGTGGCTTTCGTCCGTAGTCAGCTTGCTTCTGGTCGTGGCAATTGCATGCGAACCGGTGCTGGCCTGCACAAGGACGCTGTACGTCTCTGCGGACGGCAATACCGTCATTACAGGGCGGAATATGGACTGGAAAGAAGACATGGGCACCAACCTGTGGGCTTTTCCGGCAGGGATGAAGAAAGATGGAGCAGCGGGAAGCCGATCTGTACGCTGGGTGTCCAAGTACGGCAGTATCACTGCCGCCGGGTATGATGCGGGCACGACGGATGGAATGAATGAAAAGGGGCTTGTGACCAGCATCCTGTATCTGGCGGAGTCAGACTATGGCCAGCGTGATCCTGAAAAACCCGTCATTTCCATAGCGACATGGGCTCAGTATGTTCTGGACAATTTCGCCACCGTTGCGGAAACAGTGGCCGCGCTCAAGAGCGAACCCTTTCAGATCGCGGCCCCAACACTGCCCAACGGGGCCGCAAGTACAATGCATCTGGCCATTTCAGATGTCACGGGCGATTCGGCCATTTTTGAGTATATCAAGGGCAAACTGGTCATACATCACGGCAAAGACTACACAGTGATGACCAACTCGCCGAGCTATGATCAGCAGCTAGCCCTGAACGCCTATTGGAAGGAGATAGGCGGGCTGGTTTTTTTGCCGGGAACCAACCGTGCGGCTGACCGCTTTGCCCGTGCCGCATTTTTCCTTGATGCCATCCCCAAGGCTATGGACAAAAACTATATTGCTGCCGTGCCGGGAAAAAATTTCAATAATCAGGCCATTGCCAGTATGCTCAGTCTTCAGCGCGCGGTCAGTGTGCCTCTTGGCATAACCACTCCCGGCCAGCCAAACATCTCTTCAACAATCTGGCGCTCCATAGCTGACCAGAAAAATTTGACCTATTATTTTGACTCTGCCACCAGCCCCAATACCTTCTGGGTCTCTATGGACAATCTGGATTTGAAGCCCGGAGCTCCCGTGAAAAAGCTGACGCTCCAGAACGGGGCAATCTTTTCCGGAGAAGCTTCGGCGCATTTCAAGGAAACAGCGCCGTTTGCCTTTCTTCCTGCCGGGCAATAA